Genomic window (Candidatus Nitrosocosmicus franklandus):
TGTTCACTTAATATGTTTTATTTCATTGTTATGATAGTCTACAAAGAGCCGCAGCCAATTCCGTACATGCTTTAACTTGCAATTCTTTATTCTACAAGGAAAGTAGTCATCGAAACTTTCGGTTCTATCCTTTATGTATTGCATCTTTCTTTCAATCAGACTTTTCTCCAGAGAGGAATGAATGTGATGATCGAGATTTAAGAATCGACACGCTTGAGGATACCAAGTACCTCCATCATCAGTCGAAACTGGATGAATTCCATGAATCTTGACTAAACCTGAAATGAATCTTTCAGCTACAAACATGTTTCTTTCTTTAGAGAGATAGACAGTGCGAGAATTTGCCTGTTTTCGGGTTCAGTTGCAACCCAGAGCCAGACAAACTCTGATCCCACCTTCAACATGGTCTCATCTATTATATACTCTAGAACTCTTCTTCTAGTTGACTTAGCTTTTGAGGCCTGTATTTTTGAATCCAATTCCAGATGGAGACATGGTTTCTTTTATACATCTGAGATAATCTTTCCGAGGCTTTCCTTAAGGATAGGCCTGAAAAGTACAAATGCAACCCATAATATACATACTTTGAAGGCGTTCTGTTTCTAGTAAGCATAAAAGAAATGGAATGCTTTCAAGCTATAGGCTTATCGTTAACTGAACAAAGCCTTCGATCCAATAAAAAGTTTAATAATCCAGCAAAATAATCAAAAAAAAAGGGAATAATTGCATCCAGTTTACTTCTTCACTGCCTTAGTTGTAGTGATATCAGCTGCCAACCTGTTGATTGTTTTTTCTGATTCAGACACAAAAATCATTTATTCAAGTTGGATGCTCATCATTAATTCGGCAATAGCTTCAGGTCTTTCCGTCTTTGCTCTTTTAAAAGAGAAGGATAAGATGAAGAAGGATAAGACAGACATTTATCTAACCTTTGGATTGATTTTCTACTTTCTGGCCAATATTGTTTGGGGGTATTATGAATTAGTTTTAGATACTGTATCTCCAGTGCCCTCTTTAGCAGACCTATTTCTTATGTCCGCATATGGATTCTTAATTTTTCGCTTATCCCTGACTATTAAAAATTTGGTGAAAGTAAGCAATAAGAAGATTATTTTTGTTATATCTGTGGGAACCGGGCTTTTTCTTGCCTATATCTTAAATTTAACTCTTAACTTGTCTGAAGTATCCAATTTTCGTGGTCTTATGCTCTTTGTAGTCACAATGGTGTATCCTATTCTAAATTCAATTCTTACAGTCTTGGCATTAACGGTTCTTTTGAATCTGAAAAACGAAAAGCACATGACAATACCATGGATTTGCGAGTTGGTAGGACTCTTAGCTATAGTATTGGGCGATAGCTGGTTTGTCGTCATCGTGTTAACAGCATTTGTAGATCAAATTTGGATCTCTTCAGTCCTGATATCTGCCCATTATTTGCTAATAGCAGGTGGATTAATGTGGTATATACTCCATTCCAGTCCTTGGAATATAGGGAAGTTCAATTTGAAAAATCTATTCAAAAGTAAAATAATGTTTGACAAAAAATTGATAACTGGATTAATTGCAGGCACATTAGTATTTGTTGTAACCGCATTCATTGCTACAAATTTCATAATTACATCTAGCGATAGCAAACTATTCGTAGGAAAGAATTTGGATTCGCTGGTGGGAAACAATACGGAATATGATATAATTTTTGTAGGGGCGATTGTGCCCCAAACTGGTTCATTGTCTTCGATTGGAAAGCCAATCGTTTCGGCACTAAAAAAAGCGGAATCGGAGGTCAACCTTTATTATGAGGAAAATAATTCCACAACAATGGTCAGGCTCTTAGTAGCTGACTCAAAAACAAGTCCAGAGGATACAATTTCAGCAGTAAAAACACTAGCCGAAGGCGGAGCAAAAGTAATAGTGGGTCCTGCTACAAGTACAGCGGTTGCTGCAGTTATGGATTTCGCGAAAGAGAACAATATTACTTTATTAAGTTATGCTAGCACTTCACCCGTCCTCTCTATCGAAGGAGATAACTTGTACCGACTCGTCCCTGATGACATTACCCAAGGAAGGATAATGGCAGAGAAGATGACTGATGACGGGATCAGAGTAATAATTCCGTTCTGGAGAGGCGATATCTACGGGAATGAACTTGAGAAGGCAACAAGATACTATTTTGAGAAACTCGGTGGAACTTTTTTGGAGGGGATAAATTATTCGCCCTATACAGGTAAATTTGCAACCAGTCTTCATAGAATCAACTTTTTGATGTGGAATCAAGAATTAAAGAAACTGAATGAAATGGTTTCAGATGTTGTTTCCAAATATGGTCCAGCTTCTGTAGGAGTATATACGATCTCTTATGATGAAATAACACCTATATTAATACAGGCTCAGCTATTTGATTCACTTGGGAAAGTGCGGTGGTATGGAAGTGATAGCATAGCTGAGAACCACCATATTACAAAGAATATCGAAGCGGCTGCGTTTGCATCTCAAACCCGGCTTTCTAATCCTCTGTATTCCATATCAGACGATTCAAGTAATTTTTCCGACTTTGAGAGAGATATTTCTGAATTGAATCATGGAAGTTCGATGACTTATGCTGCAATAGCTTATGATTCGTTTTGGATCGCGGCCATGAGTATTGACAAACACAAGAATTATTATAATAAAAATGATACTAATT
Coding sequences:
- a CDS encoding ABC transporter substrate-binding protein — its product is MHPVYFFTALVVVISAANLLIVFSDSDTKIIYSSWMLIINSAIASGLSVFALLKEKDKMKKDKTDIYLTFGLIFYFLANIVWGYYELVLDTVSPVPSLADLFLMSAYGFLIFRLSLTIKNLVKVSNKKIIFVISVGTGLFLAYILNLTLNLSEVSNFRGLMLFVVTMVYPILNSILTVLALTVLLNLKNEKHMTIPWICELVGLLAIVLGDSWFVVIVLTAFVDQIWISSVLISAHYLLIAGGLMWYILHSSPWNIGKFNLKNLFKSKIMFDKKLITGLIAGTLVFVVTAFIATNFIITSSDSKLFVGKNLDSLVGNNTEYDIIFVGAIVPQTGSLSSIGKPIVSALKKAESEVNLYYEENNSTTMVRLLVADSKTSPEDTISAVKTLAEGGAKVIVGPATSTAVAAVMDFAKENNITLLSYASTSPVLSIEGDNLYRLVPDDITQGRIMAEKMTDDGIRVIIPFWRGDIYGNELEKATRYYFEKLGGTFLEGINYSPYTGKFATSLHRINFLMWNQELKKLNEMVSDVVSKYGPASVGVYTISYDEITPILIQAQLFDSLGKVRWYGSDSIAENHHITKNIEAAAFASQTRLSNPLYSISDDSSNFSDFERDISELNHGSSMTYAAIAYDSFWIAAMSIDKHKNYYNKNDTNFGETLLEVAESYDGVSGKIKFNEAGDRISDSYDFWTVTKDNHTHQYEWHSENSADSNSLSTPTH